In Bacillus sp. Cs-700, one genomic interval encodes:
- a CDS encoding TrkA family potassium uptake protein: MRKQFLVIGAGRFAKGIIRELYEQKCDVVVCDKDEGPLEDIDDYTTHSIVGDLRENRVMDDLNVEQYDAVFVAIGTDAYSAILITNRLRDRKAKKIITKAVSREIGEILSNLGADQVIYPEEEAGMKVAKQIMMPNVLEYIEITKNVSAIEVEVPEELIGKTLLELDFSRKYELNVSLILRKEAPILSRYAEVAFQKGDVILMVGENKKIERFKHKFSI, from the coding sequence ATGCGAAAACAATTTTTAGTAATAGGCGCAGGAAGGTTTGCAAAAGGCATCATCCGTGAGCTATATGAGCAAAAATGTGATGTGGTCGTGTGTGATAAAGATGAAGGACCATTAGAAGATATTGACGATTACACGACCCACTCTATTGTCGGAGATTTACGTGAAAACCGCGTGATGGATGATCTTAATGTTGAGCAATATGACGCCGTATTTGTCGCAATCGGTACGGACGCATATTCAGCGATTTTAATTACGAACAGACTTCGTGATCGGAAGGCCAAAAAAATTATTACAAAAGCAGTTAGTCGCGAAATAGGTGAAATTTTATCTAACTTAGGAGCAGATCAGGTCATTTATCCTGAAGAAGAAGCAGGGATGAAAGTAGCGAAACAAATAATGATGCCAAACGTGCTCGAATATATCGAAATCACAAAAAACGTATCGGCGATTGAAGTCGAGGTCCCAGAAGAACTAATCGGAAAAACGCTTCTCGAACTCGATTTTTCTAGAAAATATGAGTTGAACGTCTCCCTTATCTTGCGGAAGGAAGCACCTATTTTGAGTCGCTATGCAGAAGTCGCGTTCCAAAAAGGGGATGTCATCTTAATGGTTGGAGAAAATAAAAAAATTGAGCGCTTTAAACACAAATTTTCAATCTGA
- the ppc gene encoding phosphoenolpyruvate carboxylase produces MTIDTAHSTQQSHHVALRRDINMLGSLLGDVLVQHGGKELLDMVESIREKTKSLRTAADLETSQQLKETIQTLQPPMRKQVIRAFALYFHLVNIAEQNHRIRRRRDYQMLEEEQSQPGSIPHAISLLKKNNVPGELIEDTLSSLSLELILTAHPTEATRRSVLEIHKRIAKSLQQLDNPLLTKREQKALKADLLNEITILWQTDELRHKKPSVMDEVNMGLFYFEETLFEVLPQIHQELEECLKEHYPDAKWEVPNILKFGSWIGGDRDGNPFVTPEVTWNTLQRQRDVVISKYKESVKDLMRQLSQSTNRITICSELIQSIKEDEQRLPNTKEWGVSHEAYRVKLAYVLEKLNQVDDENGYKNAEEFIADLKLISNSLRQHFPKGAHFSELNKLIRQASLFGFHLATLDVRNHSGEHEGAIAEILKRVNMANDYASLDEEEKVNLLSSILEDPRPVLSTYEDYSEKTRKILDIFSMIKKAHHEFGPKSISVYLISMTQSASDLLEVLVLAKEANIYRLHADGSVESDLNIAPLLETIDDLKAGPSIMEKLFELPVYKNHLSQVDNRQEIMLGYSDGSKDGGTLTANWKLYQAQQEISSIASERGLSLKFFHGRGGALGRGGGPLRRSLLSQPPETYTAGVKITEQGEVLSSRYLLYDIAYRSLEQATTTLLTSAVSGIEKDTRQEKWHEMMEEMSSISLKSYQSLVFEDNGFLAYFKQGTPLPELGALNIGSRPMSRKGTDHFDDLRAIPWVFAWTQSRQLMPAWYASGTGLTKFASTEEGLKNLREMYENWPFFASLIDNLQMGLMKADLATAEKYMSLIDDEQLANRIFGKIVDEYQRTKDVILTITGQEELLDGTPNIKDSIRLRNPYVDPLSSLQVELISTYRSNGSEDDELLKEILLTINGIAAGLRNTG; encoded by the coding sequence ATGACAATTGATACGGCACATTCGACGCAACAAAGTCACCACGTTGCCCTAAGGCGTGACATTAACATGCTAGGAAGCCTTCTCGGTGACGTTTTAGTGCAGCATGGCGGCAAAGAACTTCTTGATATGGTTGAATCGATTCGTGAGAAGACGAAATCCCTCAGAACAGCTGCAGATCTCGAAACTTCTCAGCAGCTCAAGGAAACCATTCAGACGCTTCAACCACCTATGAGAAAGCAAGTCATTCGCGCATTTGCTCTTTATTTTCACCTTGTAAATATTGCTGAACAAAACCATCGTATTCGAAGACGTAGAGACTATCAAATGTTGGAAGAAGAACAGTCACAGCCCGGATCCATTCCGCACGCAATCTCTTTACTTAAGAAGAACAATGTACCGGGTGAGCTGATTGAAGATACATTATCCTCTCTATCACTCGAACTGATTTTAACTGCACATCCAACTGAAGCGACAAGACGCTCTGTCCTAGAAATTCATAAACGTATTGCGAAATCATTACAACAATTGGATAATCCGCTATTAACAAAGCGAGAACAAAAAGCATTAAAAGCGGATCTACTTAACGAGATTACAATCCTTTGGCAAACTGATGAATTACGACATAAAAAACCTTCCGTTATGGACGAGGTAAATATGGGCCTTTTCTATTTTGAAGAGACGCTATTCGAAGTACTACCTCAAATTCATCAAGAACTAGAAGAGTGTTTGAAGGAACATTATCCAGATGCGAAATGGGAAGTCCCGAATATTCTAAAATTTGGCTCGTGGATCGGTGGAGATCGAGATGGGAATCCATTTGTCACACCAGAAGTTACCTGGAATACGCTCCAACGACAGCGAGATGTTGTCATTTCTAAATACAAAGAATCAGTAAAAGACTTAATGAGACAGTTAAGTCAGTCAACGAACCGCATTACAATCTGTAGCGAATTAATTCAATCCATTAAAGAGGATGAACAACGTCTTCCAAACACAAAAGAATGGGGCGTTTCTCACGAGGCTTATCGGGTTAAACTTGCGTACGTATTGGAAAAACTAAATCAGGTGGACGATGAGAACGGATACAAAAATGCAGAAGAATTTATAGCAGATTTAAAGCTAATAAGCAATAGTCTTCGTCAGCATTTTCCTAAAGGAGCTCATTTCTCAGAATTAAATAAATTAATTCGCCAGGCATCACTTTTCGGATTTCACCTTGCTACTTTAGATGTTCGTAATCATAGTGGTGAACATGAGGGAGCCATCGCAGAAATTTTAAAACGCGTGAACATGGCAAACGACTATGCCTCGCTAGATGAAGAAGAGAAAGTAAACTTGCTGAGCAGTATATTGGAAGACCCGCGTCCGGTTTTATCAACTTATGAAGACTATTCGGAAAAAACACGTAAAATACTCGATATTTTTTCGATGATTAAAAAAGCTCATCATGAGTTTGGTCCTAAATCAATTTCTGTGTATTTAATCAGCATGACGCAGTCTGCAAGTGATCTTCTTGAGGTGCTTGTACTTGCGAAGGAAGCAAACATTTACCGTTTACATGCAGATGGTAGTGTAGAGAGTGATTTAAATATCGCTCCGTTACTTGAAACAATTGATGATCTTAAAGCAGGGCCATCCATTATGGAGAAGCTTTTTGAACTCCCGGTTTACAAGAATCACTTATCACAGGTTGACAATCGTCAGGAAATTATGCTCGGGTATTCAGATGGCAGTAAGGATGGAGGAACACTAACGGCTAACTGGAAGCTTTATCAGGCCCAGCAAGAAATTAGCAGCATTGCATCTGAACGCGGCTTAAGTTTGAAATTTTTCCATGGTCGCGGGGGTGCACTTGGTCGAGGTGGTGGTCCACTTCGCAGAAGTCTTTTATCACAACCGCCAGAAACGTATACAGCTGGAGTCAAAATTACAGAGCAAGGGGAAGTTCTTTCTTCTCGTTATTTACTATACGATATCGCTTATCGAAGTCTAGAACAGGCGACTACGACGTTACTAACGTCTGCCGTTTCTGGAATCGAAAAAGATACGCGTCAAGAAAAATGGCATGAAATGATGGAGGAAATGTCTTCAATATCTCTTAAATCCTACCAATCGCTTGTATTTGAGGATAACGGATTCCTTGCTTATTTTAAACAAGGAACGCCGCTTCCTGAACTTGGTGCATTAAACATTGGTTCACGTCCTATGAGTCGAAAAGGCACGGATCATTTCGATGATTTACGTGCGATTCCGTGGGTATTCGCCTGGACACAAAGCCGCCAACTCATGCCAGCATGGTATGCTTCAGGCACTGGACTAACGAAATTCGCGTCAACAGAAGAAGGCTTAAAGAATTTAAGAGAAATGTATGAAAATTGGCCATTCTTCGCATCTCTAATTGATAATTTACAAATGGGTCTAATGAAAGCAGACCTCGCAACAGCAGAGAAATATATGTCGCTAATCGATGATGAACAGCTAGCGAATCGCATTTTTGGTAAAATTGTTGATGAATATCAACGTACGAAAGATGTGATTTTGACCATTACTGGACAAGAAGAACTTCTGGATGGTACGCCAAACATTAAAGATTCGATTCGATTACGAAACCCATATGTCGATCCTCTAAGTTCACTACAAGTAGAATTGATTTCAACATATCGCTCAAATGGAAGTGAAGACGATGAGCTACTGAAAGAAATTTTATTAACCATTAATGGTATTGCCGCTGGTCTTCGGAATACCGGCTGA
- a CDS encoding CAP domain-containing protein — MQCKERARFSLFTTNTFPSFRKTKIVTKSAKGGQRMYKKIIPLLLPGLLLLGACNANNNDEEALNINKTSAPTEGIQRINSGQLTIDPNSYSTETPSAKFPHGEMVQDGQFEFNEVLPGVDPREYLPEGFPEQYGIGGKEEQQRQQKMRPDQNTGQAQPNENAAPEQEEANKEKSPTSEPSGEITKEIKQVIDLTNAERKKQGLSPLKAMPSLSDVAQEKSRDMQQKNYFSHTSPTYGSPFDMMRDFGVDFNTAGENIAQGQQTPEAVVDAWMKSEGHRKNIMNSSFTHIGVGLAQDGHYWTQMFIGK; from the coding sequence TTGCAATGTAAAGAACGTGCACGGTTCTCGCTATTTACCACAAATACTTTTCCCTCCTTTAGAAAAACTAAGATAGTAACAAAATCAGCTAAAGGAGGGCAACGCATGTACAAAAAGATCATACCTTTATTATTGCCAGGATTACTGCTTCTCGGAGCATGTAACGCAAATAACAACGATGAAGAAGCGTTAAATATAAATAAAACAAGCGCGCCTACAGAGGGAATACAACGGATAAACAGTGGTCAATTGACAATTGATCCTAACTCCTATAGTACAGAGACACCAAGTGCAAAATTCCCTCATGGGGAAATGGTTCAAGATGGGCAATTTGAATTTAATGAAGTTCTTCCAGGTGTAGATCCGCGAGAATATTTACCTGAAGGCTTCCCAGAGCAATATGGCATTGGCGGCAAAGAGGAACAACAGCGTCAACAAAAGATGAGACCAGATCAAAATACTGGTCAAGCCCAGCCAAATGAAAATGCTGCTCCTGAGCAGGAAGAAGCTAATAAAGAAAAATCACCTACTTCTGAGCCATCAGGTGAAATTACAAAAGAGATTAAACAGGTTATCGACTTAACAAACGCTGAACGAAAAAAACAAGGACTATCTCCACTAAAAGCTATGCCATCATTAAGTGATGTTGCTCAGGAAAAATCACGAGACATGCAGCAAAAAAATTACTTTTCCCATACAAGTCCCACTTATGGTTCTCCATTTGACATGATGAGGGATTTCGGTGTTGACTTTAACACGGCTGGTGAAAATATTGCTCAGGGACAACAAACTCCCGAAGCCGTTGTTGATGCCTGGATGAAGAGTGAAGGTCATCGAAAAAACATCATGAACAGCAGTTTTACTCACATCGGGGTGGGACTTGCACAAGATGGACATTATTGGACGCAAATGTTTATCGGAAAATAA
- a CDS encoding acyl-CoA dehydrogenase family protein: MDLRLTDEQVMVQKTIRKFVENELIPLENDVLRNERAGKPGISAEKMEELQQKAKKAGFWGINTPEEYGGANLGQMMLAIVMMEVSKTFVPFRFGGSADNILYYANEEQKEKYLLPTINGEKKSCFAMTEPGAGSDTRNIKMTAVRDGDEWVLNGEKTFITGGNEADFVMVIAITDKEKHAATGRDGVTCFIADREMGWKSEYIHTMGEWGPAGLVFDNVRVPNQNILGEVDGGYNLGLEWIGFARWIVGATAVGAGERLLKMAIDYANERETFGKPIAERQAIQWQIADSAVEIEAAKWLVLNAAYTLDEGKDNRQLASMAKLYGSNMGNRVVDRVLQIHGGMGYTKELPIERWYREARLWRIYDGTDEIQRLIIARNLLKGHVKVGQYA, from the coding sequence ATGGATTTACGATTAACTGACGAACAAGTAATGGTGCAAAAAACAATTCGAAAATTTGTAGAGAACGAATTAATTCCATTAGAAAATGATGTGCTTCGTAATGAACGAGCAGGAAAGCCAGGGATTTCTGCCGAAAAAATGGAAGAGCTTCAGCAAAAAGCAAAAAAAGCAGGGTTTTGGGGAATTAATACGCCTGAGGAATATGGTGGGGCTAACCTTGGTCAAATGATGCTTGCGATCGTGATGATGGAAGTTTCTAAAACGTTTGTCCCGTTCCGCTTCGGTGGATCAGCTGATAATATCCTTTATTACGCAAATGAAGAACAGAAAGAAAAGTATCTTTTACCAACGATTAATGGGGAAAAGAAATCTTGTTTTGCGATGACAGAGCCTGGTGCAGGTTCTGATACGCGTAATATTAAAATGACAGCCGTACGTGATGGGGATGAATGGGTTCTTAACGGTGAAAAAACGTTTATTACTGGTGGAAATGAAGCTGATTTTGTCATGGTGATTGCGATTACAGATAAAGAAAAGCATGCCGCAACAGGTAGAGACGGAGTTACTTGCTTTATCGCAGACCGCGAGATGGGTTGGAAGTCTGAATACATTCACACAATGGGAGAATGGGGACCGGCAGGATTAGTGTTTGATAATGTAAGGGTACCAAATCAGAATATTTTAGGTGAAGTTGATGGCGGTTACAATCTCGGTCTGGAATGGATTGGTTTTGCGCGTTGGATCGTGGGTGCAACAGCTGTCGGAGCTGGTGAACGGTTACTTAAAATGGCGATTGACTACGCGAATGAAAGAGAAACGTTTGGTAAACCAATTGCAGAACGTCAGGCAATCCAATGGCAAATCGCAGATTCTGCTGTTGAGATTGAAGCTGCTAAATGGCTCGTTTTAAACGCTGCTTATACGCTCGATGAAGGAAAAGACAATCGACAGCTCGCTTCCATGGCTAAGCTCTATGGTTCAAACATGGGCAATCGCGTTGTTGATCGTGTCTTGCAAATTCATGGAGGAATGGGATATACAAAGGAGTTACCAATCGAGCGCTGGTATCGTGAAGCGCGTCTTTGGAGGATCTATGATGGGACAGACGAAATTCAACGCTTAATCATTGCTCGAAACCTCTTGAAAGGACATGTAAAGGTAGGACAATACGCTTAG
- a CDS encoding MaoC family dehydratase N-terminal domain-containing protein has translation MFESLIGTRSTPVKNIVERGSLKAFSKSIGDESPLYLDESIGKRSRYGENIAPPTYPRVFDYGEIQGFDLPNVGLIHGKQSFHYKRPLLVGETVMCSTSLEEYYERHGKSGLLGFLLLKRYGEEPGGKLIFTEEQVVIITEAVREGMSS, from the coding sequence ATGTTTGAATCACTAATTGGTACACGATCAACTCCTGTAAAGAATATCGTGGAACGCGGCTCTTTGAAAGCGTTCTCAAAATCGATTGGGGATGAATCACCACTTTATCTTGATGAGTCAATTGGGAAACGCTCAAGATATGGAGAAAACATTGCACCGCCTACATATCCTCGAGTGTTTGATTATGGAGAAATTCAAGGCTTCGACTTGCCTAATGTTGGATTGATTCATGGAAAGCAATCTTTCCACTATAAGCGTCCGCTTTTGGTAGGGGAAACCGTCATGTGTTCCACTTCTCTTGAAGAATATTATGAGCGCCATGGAAAGAGTGGTTTACTCGGATTTCTTTTATTAAAGCGATATGGAGAAGAGCCAGGAGGAAAACTGATTTTTACAGAAGAGCAGGTAGTGATTATTACTGAAGCTGTAAGAGAGGGGATGAGCTCTTGA
- a CDS encoding MaoC/PaaZ C-terminal domain-containing protein has protein sequence MNIVEEFRIGTPLEIKLTPVSRLDLIKYAGASGDFNPIHTIDEEATKAGLPGIIAHGMWTMGNLAKLFTPYYEEVFLEDYSVSFKGMVFLNDVLTLKATLVSIQNDRYYFDVAALNQKNEPVVKGAAVLKRF, from the coding sequence TTGAACATAGTAGAAGAATTTAGAATTGGAACTCCATTGGAAATCAAGCTCACCCCAGTCTCTAGGTTAGATCTGATCAAATATGCAGGCGCATCGGGGGATTTCAATCCAATTCATACGATTGATGAAGAAGCTACTAAAGCAGGACTTCCTGGTATTATTGCACATGGGATGTGGACAATGGGTAACTTAGCGAAATTGTTCACGCCATACTATGAAGAGGTCTTTCTTGAAGATTATTCTGTTTCCTTCAAAGGAATGGTTTTCTTAAATGATGTGCTTACACTAAAAGCTACTCTCGTATCGATCCAGAACGATCGTTATTATTTTGATGTGGCTGCACTTAATCAGAAAAATGAACCAGTTGTCAAAGGCGCTGCCGTTTTAAAAAGGTTTTAA
- a CDS encoding flotillin family protein: MMEFIGLIISGVILFLLLLAGGIGFFIFKRRYKTASSNQALIITGPKLGDAEKDNRIFVDDNGRSMKIVRGGGIRLKLFQTSTPIDLTSFQLEIASPKAYTSEGVPIRATSVAEISIGSRLEIVANYAEKFLGKPQKEKERELKEVLEGHLRAIISSLTVDEIYKDFNSVNKKVKNIAEEDLKNLGFEITSFALKELKDDDEENGYLEALGRPRIAEARKDADIAEANARRETRMHKAKTDQESEEDEIRRQIEIARSQKDKDVKEAEYKAEIEQGRARSEQSYNLEQARLNQKVKEEEMQVQFIERQRQVELELEEQKRRKTQADSNAYDIRANAEAEAERDRIDGQTKAEIEKQKGLAEAEVIRERGRAEAEAKELMAQAMEKYGDAAIIEMLVDMLPKYAHEIAQPLSQISEMKVIDMGGGKGSTQITDNVTKTMTGLQASLKESTGMDLKAMLESFVSRGHHNSFDKKAYPTEEDESTDSGMEEDAFESEVASAYEEELEEERTERPENEENEQKE; encoded by the coding sequence ATGATGGAATTTATCGGGTTAATAATTTCCGGTGTTATTTTGTTTTTATTACTTTTGGCAGGCGGTATCGGATTTTTCATTTTTAAAAGGCGTTATAAAACTGCCTCCTCTAATCAGGCGCTGATAATCACAGGGCCAAAATTAGGGGACGCAGAGAAAGATAATCGCATTTTCGTCGATGACAATGGTCGTAGTATGAAGATCGTACGTGGTGGCGGTATTCGATTAAAGTTGTTTCAAACAAGTACGCCGATCGACCTTACCTCCTTTCAACTAGAAATTGCTTCACCAAAAGCCTATACATCAGAAGGCGTTCCGATTCGAGCAACAAGTGTCGCAGAAATCAGCATAGGCAGTAGACTTGAAATTGTTGCGAATTATGCAGAGAAATTTCTAGGAAAACCACAAAAAGAGAAAGAGCGTGAATTAAAAGAGGTTCTTGAAGGTCATCTTCGAGCCATCATTTCATCACTTACAGTTGATGAAATCTACAAAGATTTTAATTCGGTCAATAAAAAAGTTAAGAATATTGCTGAAGAAGATCTCAAGAACCTAGGGTTTGAAATTACTTCTTTTGCTCTAAAAGAATTAAAGGATGATGATGAAGAGAACGGATATTTAGAAGCTCTAGGACGTCCACGTATTGCAGAAGCTAGAAAAGATGCCGATATTGCAGAGGCTAACGCCAGACGTGAAACCCGTATGCACAAAGCGAAAACGGACCAAGAATCAGAAGAAGATGAAATAAGACGTCAGATTGAGATCGCTCGTTCTCAAAAAGACAAAGATGTGAAGGAAGCGGAGTACAAAGCTGAAATTGAACAAGGAAGGGCGCGTTCTGAGCAGTCCTATAACCTTGAGCAAGCAAGACTTAATCAGAAGGTGAAAGAAGAAGAGATGCAGGTTCAATTCATTGAACGACAGCGCCAGGTCGAATTAGAACTAGAAGAACAAAAGCGAAGAAAAACGCAAGCTGATTCGAATGCCTACGATATTCGAGCAAATGCTGAAGCTGAAGCGGAACGCGATCGCATCGATGGACAAACAAAAGCAGAAATTGAAAAGCAAAAAGGGTTGGCTGAAGCTGAAGTGATTCGTGAACGAGGTCGTGCTGAAGCTGAAGCGAAAGAACTAATGGCTCAGGCAATGGAGAAATATGGCGATGCTGCGATTATTGAAATGCTTGTCGACATGTTACCGAAATATGCGCATGAAATTGCTCAGCCACTGTCTCAAATTTCTGAGATGAAAGTCATTGATATGGGTGGAGGTAAAGGTTCCACTCAGATTACAGACAATGTAACAAAAACAATGACAGGTCTTCAGGCAAGTCTAAAAGAATCAACTGGAATGGATTTAAAAGCTATGCTTGAGAGCTTTGTCTCAAGAGGACATCACAATTCTTTCGATAAAAAAGCTTATCCTACAGAAGAAGATGAGAGCACCGATTCAGGAATGGAAGAAGACGCTTTTGAAAGCGAAGTAGCCTCAGCATATGAAGAAGAATTGGAAGAAGAAAGAACAGAACGTCCTGAAAATGAAGAAAACGAACAAAAAGAATAA
- a CDS encoding FAD-linked oxidase C-terminal domain-containing protein, translating into MEDCLMNIISILATFLDDDQISVNATVLEQHSKDESYHTPHDPDVVVFPKTTEEVSKILKVANENRIPIVPFGLGSSLEGHVIPYQGGISIDFQLMNKVLEVRPEDFLVRVQPGVTRSQLNKELKKHGLFFTVDPGADATLGGMASTNASGTTSVRYGVMRDQVRDMEVVLADGRVIHTGSKTAKSSSGYHLNGLFVGSEGTLGTFTELTLNVYGIPEATLAGRIVFPTIEQAVSTVTNILHAAIPVARIELVDARSVQQVNKTNETNYIEKPTLFIEFHGNEAGLNQDVAFAKSIAEDNQCEEFIFEHDTKKRALLWEARHNLAYSFSHGSPGKKMMVTDVCVPISELTGAITDARKAIETYGLDGALLGHVGDGNYHAIVMINPNDPIELEKATKLNQHLVHYALERGGTCTGEHGVGTGKAQYQQKEHGAALDVMLAVKHTLDPNGIMNPGKIFAIDKEQSSII; encoded by the coding sequence ATGGAGGACTGTCTCATGAATATCATATCTATACTAGCCACCTTTCTTGATGATGATCAGATTAGCGTAAATGCCACCGTGTTAGAGCAGCATAGTAAAGACGAATCTTATCATACGCCACATGATCCAGACGTGGTCGTTTTTCCAAAAACGACAGAAGAAGTTAGTAAAATTTTAAAGGTAGCGAACGAAAATCGAATACCGATTGTTCCGTTTGGACTCGGCTCAAGCCTAGAGGGTCATGTGATTCCTTATCAAGGTGGAATCTCTATCGATTTCCAATTAATGAACAAAGTTCTTGAGGTACGACCAGAGGATTTTCTCGTACGGGTGCAGCCCGGTGTCACGCGTTCACAATTAAATAAAGAATTAAAAAAGCACGGCTTATTTTTCACCGTTGATCCAGGTGCAGATGCCACACTAGGTGGAATGGCCTCAACTAATGCAAGTGGAACCACCTCTGTTCGGTATGGGGTCATGCGAGATCAAGTTCGTGATATGGAAGTTGTCCTTGCAGATGGTAGGGTTATACATACTGGAAGCAAAACAGCAAAATCGTCATCTGGTTATCACCTGAATGGGCTTTTCGTTGGTTCAGAAGGGACGCTCGGAACATTTACAGAACTAACTCTCAATGTCTATGGGATTCCAGAAGCCACCCTTGCAGGCAGGATCGTTTTTCCAACAATTGAGCAAGCGGTTTCAACCGTTACAAATATCCTTCATGCTGCGATACCAGTCGCAAGAATTGAACTGGTCGATGCGCGTTCCGTTCAACAAGTGAACAAAACAAATGAAACGAACTACATTGAAAAGCCAACATTATTTATCGAGTTTCACGGAAATGAAGCTGGACTGAATCAAGATGTTGCGTTTGCTAAAAGCATTGCTGAAGACAACCAGTGTGAGGAGTTTATTTTCGAACATGATACGAAGAAACGAGCTCTTTTATGGGAGGCTCGACACAACCTCGCATACTCGTTCAGTCATGGATCTCCAGGTAAAAAGATGATGGTAACAGACGTCTGCGTCCCCATTTCAGAGCTTACCGGTGCGATAACAGACGCAAGGAAAGCAATCGAAACTTACGGATTAGATGGTGCCCTTCTCGGTCATGTGGGAGATGGAAACTACCATGCCATCGTCATGATCAATCCTAATGACCCGATTGAGCTTGAGAAAGCCACAAAGCTAAATCAACACCTTGTTCACTATGCGCTCGAGCGAGGAGGCACATGTACGGGAGAACATGGGGTAGGTACAGGGAAAGCTCAATATCAACAAAAAGAACATGGAGCTGCTTTAGATGTCATGTTAGCAGTTAAACACACTCTTGATCCGAACGGCATTATGAACCCAGGTAAAATATTTGCTATTGATAAAGAACAGTCTTCCATTATCTGA